The window ATGCTCTATATTCCAGGGGACTCCCCCGGGATGATACAGCACGCGCCGATCTTCGGAGCCGACAGCATCCTGCTGGACCTTGAGGACGCCGTCGCGCTCACGGAAAAGGACGCGGCGCGCCGGATGGTCGCGGTCTTTCTAAAGAGATTTGACTTCAAAGACCTGTTTGTGACCGTCAGGATAAACGGCGCTGATACCGAGTTTTTTGAGAAAGACCTGGAAGAGATAATCCCCTGCGCCCCAGAGGCCGTGCGCCTGCCGAAGTGCAACGGTCCCGAGGATGTGCTGCTCGCCGATAAAAAAATAACGGAGATAGAAAACAGATGCGGCCTGCCCCTCGGTTCGGTCAAGATCCACGCGATGATCGAAACGGCGCTGGGCCTTGAGATGGCCTTCGCCATCGCCTCCGCCTCGCCGCGCGTCAGCGCGCTCACCATCGGAGGCCAGGACTTTACCGCGGATATGGGGGTTCAAAAAACGAAAGAGGGGCGCGAGCTATTCTACGCCAGATGCCGGGTCGTCGCGGCGGCCCACGCCGCCGGCGTAGATTCATATGATACGGTGTGGGCTGACATAATGGACAACGAGGGGCTGCTGCGTGAGACGAAAGAGATAGTCGGCCTCGGCTTCACTGGCAAGGCCTGCATCCATCCGAGCCAGATTGCGACGATACATAAGGCCTTTATGCCGGCGGAAAAAGATCTGCGCAAGGCGGAGCGCGTCGTGGAGGCCGCCGAAAGGGCGGAGCGCGAGGGTAAGGGCGTCGTCTCGGTAGACGACAAAATGGTCGACGCCCCCGTCGTTGCGAGGTCAAGACATCTGCTTGCCCTCGCGGAGCTTTATGGCTTAAAGAGAGGAGAACTTTAACAATGAAGAACGTGACAAACTCTCTTAACAGAATAGTCCCTGCGGAGATAGCGGGGGTAGGCTCTTTCGCGCCCTACCGGTCGCCCTTTTCAACGATAGCGGCGCTCGGCGGCCGGATGAGACCGGCGTCGCCAATCAAGGCCGCGGTTCCGAGCAGAAATAAAGTCGTCCCCTCGCTGCGTACCGCCATCGAACGGTCCGGCCTCTGCGACGGCATGACGATATCCTTCCACCACCACCTGCGTAACGGCGACGCCGTCATCCCGATGGTACTGGCGGAGCTAGAGGCGATGGGCTTCAAAAACCTCACCTTCGCGCCGAGCTCGATCCCCGACGCCCACGACTGCGTGGCGGACTACATAAAAAGCGGCCTCATTGGAAAACTCTACACCTCCGGCGTCCGCGGCAGATTGGGCAAACTCCTCTCCAGCGGCGAAGTCGACATCCCCGTAGTAATCCGCAGCCACGGCGGCCGCGCGCGCGCCATCGAAGAGGGCTCGATCAAAATAGACGTCGCCTTCCTCGCGGCCCCCGCCTGCGACTGCCTGGGAAACATAAACGGCATCTCCGGCCCCTCCGCCTGCGGCTCCCTCGGCTACGCGATCACAGACGCGAGAAACGCCGCGCACGTAATCGCGGTGACCGACAACCTCGTCGAATACCCGCTGTCGCCGAAAATATCAATTCCCCAATACCTCGTCGACCAGGTAGTAGTCGTAGACAGCATAGGCGACCCCGCGAAAATCGCCACCGGCGCGGCGCGCATCACGCGCAACCCTGTAGATTTGCGCATAGCGCAGGACTCCTTCCGCCTCATGAAGGCGGCGGGCATAATAGAGCCGGGCTTCTCCTTCCAGATGGGAGTAGGCGGTGCGAGCCTCGCGGCGGCCGTCTACCTTGAAGAATACATGTCGGAAAAGGGCATAGTCGGCAGCTTCGGCCTCGGCGGAGTAGGAGGATACCTGGCGGCGATGCACGACAAAGGCATGTTCAGGACAGTATTTGACGTCCAGTCCTTTGACGCGGTAGTGACTAAGTCTATGATTGCCAACCCGAGCCACATAGAAATAGACGCCTCGTGGTACGCGAACCCCTTCAACGCGGGGGCGCTCGTCAACAACCTTGACTGCGTGATCCTCGCGGCGCTGGAAGTTGACACAGACTTCAACGTCAACGTCCTGACGGGCAACGACGGGGTACTGCGCGGAGCCTCCGGAGGTCACCAGGACACGGCGGCTGGGGCGAAACTCTCGATAATAGTCTGCCCCTCCTTCCGTGGAGGAGTACCGTCGATAAAAGACAAAGTGACGACCGTCACGACGCCGGGCGAGACCGTGGGAGCGATAGTGACGGAGCGGGGAATATGCATCAACCCGCGCCGTCCGGAACTGCTGGAATCCGCGCTCAAGGCGAAACTTCCCGTAATGGAAATCGCCGCCCTTAAAAAAGAGGTGGAAAAACTGACGGGAGTGCCGGAGCCGATAGAATTCAACTATGACAAACTGCTTGCCGCGGTGGAATACCGCGACGGAACGCTGATAGACGGCGTATACGCCGCGAAATAAGACCAAAGGCCGGAGAACGGATGCGGACGGCTGAGCTTCTCCCCAGCCGCCGGCATTTATTCTCCGGCGATTTTTACCGCCGTAATCTCCCTCTCTTCCCGCCCTCTAATGTTTATGGGGGGACCGCCTGAAAATAACCTGCCGCTAAGTAAATTATAAGATTTTTAAGGGAAAATTATCCCTAGATTGTTTATATTTTTTCGGATATGAGATATTATGTAGGGCGCTACACCGATGTGATATAGAATACCGTTTCTGCGGTGTAAAGAGGTAAACGGAGAAAGTACGATATCTTTGGCAAGAAAATGTCGTTTTGGAGACGTAGTTGACAATTGGAATAAACATCCCTAAATGTTGGGAATGAAATGGGAGGAAAGAGATCATGTCAGAGAAAAAGATGGTAACGCTGGATGGTAACGAGGGAGCGGCGCACTGCGCGCACGCCCTTAACGAAGTAATCTCCATCTATCCAATCACGCCGTCGTCGCCTATGGGCGAATGGTCGGATCAGTGGTCCGCGGAGGAGCGTCCGAACATCTGGGGCACGGTGCCGCTGGTGGAGGAGATGCAGAGCGAGGCGGGAGCCTCGGGAGCCTACCACGGAGCGCTGCAGGCGGGAGCCCTTGGCACCACCTTCACCGCCTCGCAGGGGCTGCTTCTCATGATCCCCAACATGTACAAGATCGCGGGCGAACTGACGAGCACGGTAATGCACGTGACGGCCAGAAGCGTGGCGACCCACGCGCTCTCCATCTTCGGAGACCACTCCGACGTTATGGCGGTGCGCAACACCGGCTGGGCGATGCTCTGCTCGGCGACCGTCCAGGAGTCTATGGACAACGCCCTCATCGCGCAGATGGCGACCCTCGAGGGCAAAGTCCCCGTACTTCACTTCTTCGACGGCTTCCGCACCAGCCATGAGGAGATGAAGATAGAAGAGGTCTCCTACGACACCATGCGCGCCTGCATAGACGACGAGCTTGTGCGCGAGCACAGATACAGCCGCCTCTCGCCCGACGCGCCATTCGTGCGCGGCACGGCGCAGAACCCCGACGTCTTCTTCCAGTCCAGAGAGGGAGCCAACCGCTACTACGCCGACATGCCCGACATCTTCCAGAGCGCGATGGACAAATTCGCCAGAGAGACGGGCCGCCAGTACCACCTCTTCGACTACTACGGAGCCGAAGAGGCCGAGCGCGTCATCGTCATCATGGGCTCCGGCGCCGCCGTGGCGCGTGAGACCGTCGAACACCTCGTCAAACAGGGAGAAAAAGTCGGCCTGCTCATCGTGCGCCTCTTCCGTCCCTTCGACGTCAAACGCTTCCTGGGAGCGCTTCCCGGCACCGTGAAGAGAATAGCCGTCCTTGACCGCTGCAAAGACCCGGCGGCCATCTGCGAGCCGCTCTGCGCCGACGTAAGAGAGGCCCTAAAAGGCAGAGACATCACCGTCGTCGGAGGCCGCTACGGACTCTCCTCCAAAGACTTCACCCCGGCCATGGTCAAAGGAGTCTACGACGAACTCAAAAAACTCGCCCCCAAAGACAGCTTCACCATCGGCATAGAAGACGACGTCACCTTCACCAGCCTCGCCTACGACCCCGCCTTCGACACCGAAAACCCCAAAACAGTCCGCTGCCTCTTCTACGGCCTCGGCTCCGACGGCACCGTGGGCGCCAACAAAAACTCCATCAAAATCATCGGCCAGGAGACCGACCTCTACGCCCAGGGCTACTACAGCTACGACTCCAAAAAATCCGGCGGCATAACCGTAAGCCACCTGCGCTTCGGTCCCGACCCCATATACGCGAGCTACCTCATAAACAAAGCCAACTTCCTCGCCTGCCACGTATACAGCTTCCTCGAAAAACTCGACATCCTCAAAAACGCGGCAGACGGCGGCACCTTCCTCCTCAACAGCCCCTTCGGCCCCGAAGAGATCTGGGACAAGCTGCCCTACACCTACCAGCGTCAGATAATCGACAAAAAACTCAAATTCTACGTCATAGACGCCGTAAAAATAGCGAAACAGACCGGCATGGGCTCGCGCACCAACACCATCATGCAGACCTGCTTCTTCGCCATCAGCGGCATCCTGCCCCAGGACAAAGCGATAGAGGCCATCAAAAACTCCATCGTCAAAAGCTACACCAAAAAAGGACAGGCCATAGTAGACAAAAACATCAAAGCCGTCGACGAGACCCTCGCCAACCTCTACGAAGTCAAAGTGCCCGAAAAAGCCACCGCGGCCTTCGACATCCTGCCGCCCGTCGCCGACGACGCCCCCGAATTCGTCAAACAGGTCCTCGGCCCCATGATGGTCATGGAGGGAGACAGCCTTCCCGTCTCCGCCCTGCCCGAAGACGGCACCTTCCCCAGCGCCACCACAC is drawn from Cloacibacillus porcorum and contains these coding sequences:
- the citF gene encoding citrate lyase subunit alpha — translated: MKNVTNSLNRIVPAEIAGVGSFAPYRSPFSTIAALGGRMRPASPIKAAVPSRNKVVPSLRTAIERSGLCDGMTISFHHHLRNGDAVIPMVLAELEAMGFKNLTFAPSSIPDAHDCVADYIKSGLIGKLYTSGVRGRLGKLLSSGEVDIPVVIRSHGGRARAIEEGSIKIDVAFLAAPACDCLGNINGISGPSACGSLGYAITDARNAAHVIAVTDNLVEYPLSPKISIPQYLVDQVVVVDSIGDPAKIATGAARITRNPVDLRIAQDSFRLMKAAGIIEPGFSFQMGVGGASLAAAVYLEEYMSEKGIVGSFGLGGVGGYLAAMHDKGMFRTVFDVQSFDAVVTKSMIANPSHIEIDASWYANPFNAGALVNNLDCVILAALEVDTDFNVNVLTGNDGVLRGASGGHQDTAAGAKLSIIVCPSFRGGVPSIKDKVTTVTTPGETVGAIVTERGICINPRRPELLESALKAKLPVMEIAALKKEVEKLTGVPEPIEFNYDKLLAAVEYRDGTLIDGVYAAK
- the nifJ gene encoding pyruvate:ferredoxin (flavodoxin) oxidoreductase produces the protein MSEKKMVTLDGNEGAAHCAHALNEVISIYPITPSSPMGEWSDQWSAEERPNIWGTVPLVEEMQSEAGASGAYHGALQAGALGTTFTASQGLLLMIPNMYKIAGELTSTVMHVTARSVATHALSIFGDHSDVMAVRNTGWAMLCSATVQESMDNALIAQMATLEGKVPVLHFFDGFRTSHEEMKIEEVSYDTMRACIDDELVREHRYSRLSPDAPFVRGTAQNPDVFFQSREGANRYYADMPDIFQSAMDKFARETGRQYHLFDYYGAEEAERVIVIMGSGAAVARETVEHLVKQGEKVGLLIVRLFRPFDVKRFLGALPGTVKRIAVLDRCKDPAAICEPLCADVREALKGRDITVVGGRYGLSSKDFTPAMVKGVYDELKKLAPKDSFTIGIEDDVTFTSLAYDPAFDTENPKTVRCLFYGLGSDGTVGANKNSIKIIGQETDLYAQGYYSYDSKKSGGITVSHLRFGPDPIYASYLINKANFLACHVYSFLEKLDILKNAADGGTFLLNSPFGPEEIWDKLPYTYQRQIIDKKLKFYVIDAVKIAKQTGMGSRTNTIMQTCFFAISGILPQDKAIEAIKNSIVKSYTKKGQAIVDKNIKAVDETLANLYEVKVPEKATAAFDILPPVADDAPEFVKQVLGPMMVMEGDSLPVSALPEDGTFPSATTQYEKRNIAIDIPVWDPSLCIQCGKCVLVCPHAAIRSKVYDKECLKEAPAAFKHAEAKFPNFKGCDFTVQIAPEDCTGCGLCAHNCPINKTKPEDPHRPLIMQPQMPLREQERKNWNYFLELPEADKTKLNTATVKDVQLLRPLFEFSGACAGCGETPYLKLLSQLFGDRALIANATGCSSIYGGNLPTTPWCVNDDGRGPAWSNSLFEDAAEFGLGFRLTIDKHKQYAEELLRKMTPVIGEETVKQILEAPQTNGTEIKAVMDKIETLKEQLHYMGTEEAEELESVIDNLAKKSVWCVGGDGWAYDIGYGGLDHVIASGKNVNILVLDTEVYSNTGGQASKSTPRGAVAKFAAAGKRMGKKDLAMMAMSYGNVYVGKVALGANDAHTVKVFEEAEAYEGPSIIIAYCHCIAHGIDMVKGLDQQKKAVESGHWMLMRYNPDLAKEGKNPLIIDSKDPTLPLEDYIYNEVRYKSLKAANPEEAAILLKEEEKSIKDRWRFYRHMADMKMEG
- a CDS encoding HpcH/HpaI aldolase/citrate lyase family protein, with product MKPSRSMLYIPGDSPGMIQHAPIFGADSILLDLEDAVALTEKDAARRMVAVFLKRFDFKDLFVTVRINGADTEFFEKDLEEIIPCAPEAVRLPKCNGPEDVLLADKKITEIENRCGLPLGSVKIHAMIETALGLEMAFAIASASPRVSALTIGGQDFTADMGVQKTKEGRELFYARCRVVAAAHAAGVDSYDTVWADIMDNEGLLRETKEIVGLGFTGKACIHPSQIATIHKAFMPAEKDLRKAERVVEAAERAEREGKGVVSVDDKMVDAPVVARSRHLLALAELYGLKRGEL